Proteins encoded by one window of Torulaspora delbrueckii CBS 1146 chromosome 2, complete genome:
- the INN1 gene encoding Inn1p (similar to Saccharomyces cerevisiae YNL152W; ancestral locus Anc_2.124) translates to MSTEVWTGNQGTLCVYVSKAKDLPNLNKLDKQNVMLRLRIAHMTRESDVLLRAGQNPVFKYLEKYEITPEVRPNMQVEVYCDRKKKAPILIGRCDVDLLNGIRADPKEGYCSWYELKRERNEFAGTIFIELSFTPSLPQFEDEARSEEVQRLDASMAVRPVPPLPGDLSASLLPTGSQQESYGGRYMHASVMREVTPRMNSFQASTSLEAPTNFSSSIGTSKSLDSQETTGSGGTTTSDTKFHFANLKKLRERINVFKNPNNSTNNNHLDTPVDIAALQKAIGVTSLSDEESTELEDAYSSRSSHRSKLETQPPLPPLPSGASSGGSSRSQSPKMPPLPRSRDGISPSRFRQHSPTLPALPASPSSRSREASPRRRPPPRGT, encoded by the coding sequence ATGAGTACAGAGGTATGGACAGGTAACCAAGGTACACTGTGCGTCTATGTGAGTAAGGCGAAGGATCTGCCGAATCTGAATAAATTGGACAAACAGAATGTTATGCTGCGGCTGCGAATAGCGCATATGACTCGAGAAAGTGACGTTTTGCTGAGAGCTGGCCAAAATCCAGTCTTCAAGTATCTTGAGAAGTACGAGATTACGCCTGAGGTGCGACCAAACATGCAAGTTGAGGTCTATTGCgacagaaagaagaaggctcCCATACTAATTGGAAGATGTGACGTGGATCTTTTAAATGGTATCAGGGCTGACCCAAAGGAAGGCTACTGCAGTTGGtatgaattgaagagagaGAGAAATGAGTTTGCAGGAACCATATTTATCGAGTTGAGTTTCACGCCGAGTTTACcacaatttgaagacgaagCTCGCAGTGAAGAAGTACAAAGGTTAGATGCATCTATGGCAGTAAGACCTGTGCCGCCTCTGCCTGGCGATTTATCGGCCTCTTTACTGCCTACAGGCAGCCAACAGGAGAGTTATGGGGGCCGATACATGCATGCATCTGTAATGAGAGAAGTTACGCCGCGTATGAATTCTTTCCAAGCTTCTACTTCCCTCGAAGCTCCGAccaatttctcttcctccATTGGAACAAGCAAAAGTCTGGATTCTCAAGAGACCACGGGAAGTGGAGGGACCACTACTTCTGATACCAAATTTCACTTTGCCAatctaaagaaattgagagaaCGAATAAACGTTTTCAAGAATCCCAATAACTCTACAAACAATAATCATTTGGATACACCTGTAGATATTGCTGCTCTACAAAAAGCTATAGGGGTGACGTCCCTAAGTGATGAGGAATCAACTGAACTAGAGGATGCGTATTCCAGCAGGTCGTCTCATCGCAGCAAGCTCGAAACACAACCCCCATTGCCTCCACTACCTTCTGGAGCATCAAGTGGTGGGAGCAGTAGGTCTCAATCACCAAAGATGCCACCCCTGCcgagatcaagagatggTATATCGCCGTCAAGGTTTAGGCAACATTCTCCGACACTACCGGCTCTGCCAGCGAGTCCCAGTTCTCGAAGTAGAGAAGCTTCTCCAAGAAGACGTCCACCACCAAGAGGTACATAA
- the TDEL0B04870 gene encoding uncharacterized protein (ancestral locus Anc_2.123), whose product MIAQNGTLVILFKDFRSAASLKPGVYFGMKAGLNCIRFNQVSGEFVFPIGGDGTDANLEMFVFERRPRLKNSRLGRRRDLIDRCTDCYYKRPISKSSENCIEWKSVELKLTKAQIVFVVDIEFYPNVPVLPLKDGSNAHSTIQEDEPNDIHPDQDIRKPSLRKSDETPKVSVKLRKHDKIKYAISSFRKENRKDLKVDADMVYYDLDSLSNPTSAPEMYQHGNLLSYEDLASAEADEFHDFMKLVRSESAEDEVLPVDVSPHTFFNEAANRLKYSERLNFMNAFSSGNIKLTSYLGGGNWSKSLLSRAVFDWYLQPGINSLSGPPVPPKCPKGMLWEEYYLLNHELYTKDVLR is encoded by the coding sequence ATGATCGCCCAAAATGGTACGCTAGTAATTTTATTCAAAGACTTTCGATCCGCTGCTTCGCTTAAGCCTGGTGTATACTTTGGAATGAAAGCTGGTCTCAATTGCATTAGATTTAATCAAGTCAGTGGTGAGTTCGTATTCCCCATAGGTGGAGATGGAACTGATGCCAATTTAGAGATgtttgtctttgaaagaaggcCTcgattgaagaactcaagACTAGGTCGCAGACGAGATTTGATTGATCGGTGCACTGATTGTTACTACAAGCGTCCAATCTCCAAATCAAGTGAAAATTGTATCGAGTGGAAATCTGTTGAGCTAAAACTGACTAAGGCTCAGATAGTTTTCGTCGTTGATATCGAATTTTATCCAAATGTTCCAGTATTGCCACTCAAAGATGGTAGTAATGCGCATAGTACCATTCAGGAAGATGAACCTAATGACATCCATCCTGATCAGGATATAAGAAAACCTAGTCTTCGCAAATCAGATGAAACCCCGAAAGTATCAGTGAAACTGCGAAAGCATGATAAGATCAAATATGCCATTTCTAGTTTCCGAAAGGAGAATAGAAAAGATCTCAAGGTGGATGCTGATATGGTTTACTACGACCTTGACAGTTTGAGCAATCCAACAAGCGCTCCTGAAATGTATCAACATGGAAACTTACTCTCATACGAAGATTTGGCATCTGCTGAAGCAGATGAATTTCATGATTTCATGAAACTGGTTAGATCTGAAAGTGCggaagatgaagttttaCCAGTTGATGTTTCGCCCCAtacttttttcaatgaagcTGCTAATCGACTTAAATATTCTGAACGGTTAAACTTCATGAACGCCTTCTCATCAGGAAATATTAAACTCACCAGCTATTTGGGAGGGGGGAATTGGAGCAAATCTCTGTTGTCCAGGGCAGTTTTCGATTGGTATCTACAACCTGGTATTAATTCGCTATCGGGCCCTCCAGTACCGCCAAAATGTCCCAAAGGTATGCTTTGGGAAGAGTATTATCTATTAAATCACGAATTATATACTAAAGATGTTTTAAGATAG